The Halosimplex litoreum genome has a window encoding:
- a CDS encoding sodium-dependent transporter — MVERETWATRVGFLVAAIGSAVGLGNLWQFPFKTAANGGAAFVVFYLIAVTLVGFPALLAEFVVGRRTKRNVVDAFAELGGPVWRIVGAMGMITGFWILSYYDVVGGWVLRYILGSATGAYFDDPGAYLSAVASGPEAIAAQLLFLSIAVGIVAMGIEDGIEKATKVMVPSIVVLMLALAAWALTLGGAADGLAYFLSPDVDSLVANAGAVVPDAVGQAFFTLSLGMGIMVTYASYVGEDDSLPVDGGVIVVSNTLIGVLAGVVVFPILFAEGIDPATSGPTALFEAMAAAFAALPAGRLLGVVFFGVVALAALSSAISLLEVAVSYATDNTDASRPALAVGAGLVLFVLGLPSALDTGEPGGFSAWFVWFDSIAYGLLLPLSVLLVVAFVGWVLGRDAVAELREGSSDSDRLAMAWLWTLRTVVFFGILATLYLGFESLFLAEDAAFFAPF; from the coding sequence ATGGTAGAACGAGAGACCTGGGCGACGAGGGTCGGCTTCCTCGTCGCGGCGATCGGGAGCGCAGTCGGCCTGGGGAACCTCTGGCAGTTCCCGTTCAAGACGGCCGCGAACGGCGGCGCCGCCTTCGTCGTCTTCTACCTGATCGCGGTGACGCTTGTCGGCTTCCCGGCGCTGCTCGCGGAGTTCGTCGTCGGCCGGCGGACAAAGCGCAACGTCGTCGACGCCTTCGCGGAGCTGGGCGGACCAGTCTGGCGAATCGTCGGCGCCATGGGGATGATCACCGGGTTCTGGATCCTCTCCTACTACGACGTGGTCGGCGGGTGGGTCCTCCGGTACATCCTCGGCAGCGCCACCGGCGCGTACTTCGACGATCCGGGGGCGTACCTCTCGGCGGTCGCCTCCGGTCCCGAGGCGATCGCCGCGCAACTGCTCTTCCTGTCGATCGCCGTCGGGATCGTCGCGATGGGCATCGAGGACGGCATCGAGAAGGCGACGAAGGTGATGGTCCCGTCCATCGTCGTTCTCATGCTCGCGCTGGCGGCGTGGGCGCTCACGCTGGGCGGTGCCGCCGACGGCCTCGCGTACTTCCTCTCGCCGGACGTGGACTCGCTCGTCGCCAACGCGGGCGCGGTCGTCCCCGACGCGGTCGGCCAGGCCTTCTTCACCCTCTCGCTGGGGATGGGCATCATGGTCACCTACGCCTCCTACGTCGGCGAGGACGACAGCCTCCCCGTCGACGGCGGTGTCATCGTCGTCTCGAACACGCTCATCGGCGTGCTCGCCGGCGTCGTCGTCTTCCCGATCCTCTTCGCCGAGGGGATCGACCCGGCGACCAGCGGGCCGACGGCGCTGTTCGAGGCGATGGCCGCGGCGTTCGCGGCGCTGCCCGCCGGCCGACTCCTCGGCGTCGTCTTCTTCGGCGTCGTCGCGCTCGCGGCGCTGTCGTCGGCGATCAGCCTGCTCGAAGTCGCCGTGTCCTACGCGACCGACAACACCGACGCCTCGCGACCGGCGCTGGCCGTCGGCGCCGGCCTCGTCCTCTTCGTCCTCGGGCTCCCATCGGCGCTCGACACGGGCGAACCCGGGGGCTTCTCGGCCTGGTTCGTCTGGTTCGACTCGATCGCCTACGGCCTGCTGTTGCCGCTGTCGGTGCTGCTCGTCGTCGCGTTCGTCGGCTGGGTCCTCGGCCGGGACGCCGTCGCGGAACTACGCGAGGGGAGTTCCGACTCGGACAGGCTCGCGATGGCCTGGCTCTGGACGCTCCGGACGGTCGTTTTCTTCGGCATCCTCGCGACGCTCTATCTCGGCTTCGAGAGCCTCTTCCTGGCGGAGGACGCCGCCTTCTTCGCGCCGTTCTGA
- a CDS encoding molybdopterin-dependent oxidoreductase, which translates to MSTDDTTDADAGGTEDGGPSLTRRDLVKAVGAVGAVGAASAATVNVDTDDLWTDDTEHYVGDDYGEYDAGDVIHTTCGQCNTFCPIKVRLADDSGTGEYSSLVRKLAGNPYSFLNTQPFSQVPYDSDPEEVATGDVEGSGDVDADRWSLSGGRICLKGQAGIQTAFDTYRVRKPMKRVGPRGSGEWKTVSWEQAIADIVEGDDDLGHPGLRDLWGYAPEEEVMADWEAVQSGDLDRSTFDERYEDVLIDTDHPDLGPKANQIVDVGGFRRNFVRARLWHQGLGSINSVHHAGTCGFSSVMGNVRSHAAKKKRQYPDIEHCEYLLVWGTNPMVANKGPTWLAPKLTNAIEDGMRMDVVDPRLSKTAEKADTWVPVEPGADGALALGMARWILDHDRHDTEYLRNPAQSAAAADGEPTWSDATHLVLVDEDAGPKARAADLGLVPDGHEHADDFVAVDAETGEPRPASEVETGVLDVSLTVDGAAVESVWRRYRERVSEHTVDEYAEMAGVSADRIAEIADEFTSHGKRAAIMAYRGPAKHTNGFYNSRAIATLQHLVGNYDWKGGQITPYAGYSTMSGRYELGQVPDGHSPWGIPLLRGGVNYEDTSLFERDGGYPAKRPWFPVAPPQATQELYGSAADEYPYGVEALFIRPYSNNHVMAVAGGDQIPEILSDPDTIPLVVASDTVIGETSKYADYVLPEPTYLERWENFGTYPNKRLADEKISQPAVSVVPDARPFEEVLIDLWKELDLPGVGEGAIPDAEGNLWPLDRSEDFYLKLAANVAYDREPVSDADADERAAFRESHETGLGEAFDRDRWQRAVRDEEWPKVVTVLDRGGRFEEPVDEYADRFAEHGHEYDYADRFDDSNAYDGEQLRYKLGSRVDFYSEVVPTGKHSYTGERFDPLPRVDDVEHYNGDVQASVGGDDEAERPLRLVNWKPRTQGMHRTQNSPWLRETRPENPLWINPRDAEERDVENGDEVVIDAGRTTVEGVAMVTGGIRPGVVGAMWGWGRTGDGASAQTVDGETREAVGEDGHTPYQFDEPMTDEAGLAKGRDAGFAINHVQPLDAELGDTGLSDLVGGSNAQYDAFVDVERR; encoded by the coding sequence ATGTCAACCGACGACACCACCGACGCTGACGCCGGAGGGACCGAAGACGGAGGCCCGTCGCTCACGCGGCGCGACCTCGTGAAGGCGGTCGGGGCCGTCGGCGCCGTCGGCGCCGCCAGCGCCGCGACCGTGAACGTCGACACCGACGACCTGTGGACCGACGACACCGAACACTACGTCGGCGACGACTACGGGGAGTACGACGCCGGCGACGTGATCCACACCACCTGCGGGCAGTGCAACACGTTCTGCCCGATCAAGGTCCGGCTGGCCGACGACAGCGGGACCGGCGAGTACAGCTCGCTCGTCCGCAAGCTGGCCGGCAACCCCTACTCCTTTTTGAACACCCAGCCGTTCTCGCAGGTTCCCTACGATAGCGACCCCGAGGAAGTCGCGACGGGCGACGTCGAGGGGAGCGGCGACGTCGACGCCGATCGGTGGTCGCTCTCGGGCGGCCGCATCTGCCTGAAAGGGCAGGCGGGCATCCAGACGGCCTTCGACACCTACCGGGTCCGAAAGCCGATGAAACGCGTCGGGCCGCGGGGGTCGGGCGAGTGGAAGACCGTCTCGTGGGAGCAGGCCATCGCGGACATCGTCGAGGGCGACGACGATCTGGGCCACCCCGGACTACGAGACCTGTGGGGCTACGCGCCCGAGGAGGAGGTGATGGCCGACTGGGAGGCGGTCCAGTCCGGCGATCTGGACAGGTCGACCTTCGACGAGCGGTACGAAGACGTCCTGATCGACACGGACCACCCGGACCTGGGCCCGAAGGCCAACCAGATCGTCGACGTGGGGGGGTTCCGGCGTAACTTCGTTCGGGCCCGGCTGTGGCACCAGGGCCTGGGCTCGATCAACAGCGTCCACCACGCGGGGACCTGCGGGTTCTCCAGCGTCATGGGGAACGTCCGCTCGCACGCGGCCAAGAAGAAGCGCCAGTACCCCGACATCGAGCACTGCGAGTACCTGCTGGTGTGGGGGACCAACCCGATGGTCGCCAACAAGGGGCCGACGTGGCTCGCCCCGAAGCTGACCAACGCGATCGAGGACGGGATGCGGATGGACGTGGTCGACCCGCGCCTCTCTAAGACCGCCGAGAAGGCCGACACCTGGGTCCCGGTCGAACCCGGCGCGGACGGCGCGCTCGCGCTCGGGATGGCGCGGTGGATCCTCGACCACGACCGCCACGACACCGAGTACCTCCGCAACCCCGCCCAGAGTGCCGCTGCGGCGGACGGCGAGCCGACGTGGAGCGACGCGACCCACCTCGTGCTCGTCGACGAGGACGCCGGTCCCAAGGCCCGCGCCGCCGACCTCGGGCTGGTCCCCGACGGCCACGAGCACGCCGACGACTTCGTCGCCGTCGACGCCGAGACGGGTGAACCGCGGCCGGCCAGCGAGGTCGAGACCGGCGTCCTCGACGTGTCGCTGACCGTCGACGGCGCCGCCGTCGAGAGCGTCTGGCGTCGCTATCGCGAGCGGGTGTCCGAACACACGGTCGACGAGTACGCCGAGATGGCCGGCGTCAGCGCCGACCGGATCGCCGAGATCGCCGACGAGTTCACCAGCCACGGCAAGCGTGCGGCGATCATGGCCTACCGCGGCCCGGCGAAACACACCAACGGCTTCTACAACAGCCGCGCCATCGCGACGCTCCAGCACCTCGTCGGCAACTACGACTGGAAGGGGGGACAGATCACCCCCTACGCGGGTTACAGCACGATGTCCGGGCGCTACGAACTCGGGCAGGTCCCGGACGGGCACTCGCCGTGGGGGATCCCGCTGTTGCGCGGCGGGGTCAACTACGAGGACACCTCGCTGTTCGAGCGCGACGGCGGCTACCCGGCGAAGCGGCCGTGGTTCCCCGTCGCGCCGCCACAGGCCACCCAGGAGCTGTACGGCAGCGCCGCCGACGAGTACCCCTACGGCGTCGAGGCGCTGTTCATCCGCCCGTACTCGAACAACCACGTGATGGCGGTCGCGGGCGGCGACCAGATCCCCGAGATCCTGAGCGACCCCGACACCATCCCGCTGGTCGTCGCCTCGGACACGGTGATCGGTGAGACGAGCAAGTACGCCGACTACGTCCTGCCGGAGCCGACCTACCTCGAGCGCTGGGAGAACTTCGGCACCTACCCGAACAAGCGCCTGGCCGACGAGAAGATCAGCCAGCCAGCCGTCAGCGTCGTCCCCGACGCCCGTCCCTTCGAGGAGGTCCTGATCGACCTCTGGAAGGAACTGGACCTCCCCGGCGTCGGCGAGGGCGCGATCCCGGACGCCGAGGGGAACCTGTGGCCGCTCGACCGCTCGGAGGACTTCTACCTGAAGCTCGCGGCGAACGTCGCCTACGACCGCGAGCCCGTCTCCGACGCCGACGCGGACGAACGCGCGGCCTTCCGCGAGAGCCACGAGACGGGGCTTGGCGAGGCGTTCGACCGCGACCGCTGGCAGCGAGCGGTCCGCGACGAGGAGTGGCCCAAGGTCGTCACCGTGCTCGACCGCGGCGGCCGCTTCGAGGAACCGGTCGACGAGTACGCCGACCGGTTCGCCGAGCACGGCCACGAGTACGACTACGCCGATCGATTCGACGACAGCAACGCCTACGACGGCGAGCAGCTGCGGTACAAACTCGGCTCGCGCGTCGACTTCTACAGCGAGGTCGTCCCGACGGGCAAACACTCCTACACCGGCGAGCGCTTCGACCCGCTGCCGCGCGTCGACGACGTGGAACACTACAACGGCGACGTGCAGGCGTCGGTCGGCGGTGACGACGAGGCCGAGCGGCCCCTGCGGCTCGTCAACTGGAAGCCGCGGACCCAGGGGATGCACCGCACCCAGAACAGCCCGTGGCTCCGGGAGACGCGCCCGGAGAACCCCCTGTGGATCAATCCGCGGGACGCCGAGGAGCGCGACGTCGAGAACGGCGACGAGGTGGTCATCGACGCTGGCCGGACCACCGTCGAGGGCGTCGCGATGGTCACCGGCGGGATCCGCCCCGGCGTCGTCGGCGCGATGTGGGGCTGGGGCCGCACCGGCGACGGCGCGAGCGCCCAGACCGTCGACGGGGAGACCCGCGAGGCGGTCGGCGAGGACGGCCACACGCCCTACCAGTTCGACGAGCCGATGACCGACGAGGCGGGGCTGGCCAAGGGCCGCGACGCCGGGTTCGCGATCAACCACGTCCAGCCGCTGGACGCCGAGCTGGGCGACACCGGCCTGTCGGACCTGGTCGGCGGGTCCAACGCACAGTACGACGCATTCGTCGACGTGGAGCGGCGGTGA
- a CDS encoding TorD/DmsD family molecular chaperone, with translation MSDSVDADADTNPNTNAGRSHHAGDDRPAGPPPDGAAALARAQVYGLLAATFDGDVETLASALADGTVARLADDLPVEIPTAPLERSDPSVEALRVGYDNLFAVPGPHYVPPFASAWADDPSESFESDSPYHEAGEAGELFGDPAAAAARSHAAAGFEPERGDGVPDHLAASFEFMRALCEREAALLAGDTGDETGRGTGATDGEAGDGADGADELAAVRRLQRETVGRLGWLDAFHEAVERADSAERLFAALARLTRVFVAWDARAGVAAV, from the coding sequence ATGTCCGACAGCGTAGACGCGGACGCGGACACGAACCCGAACACGAACGCGGGTCGGTCCCATCACGCCGGCGACGACCGACCGGCGGGGCCGCCCCCGGACGGGGCAGCCGCGCTGGCGCGAGCGCAGGTGTACGGACTGCTGGCGGCGACGTTCGACGGCGACGTCGAGACCCTCGCGAGCGCGCTCGCCGACGGGACGGTCGCTCGACTGGCCGACGACCTCCCGGTGGAGATACCGACGGCGCCGCTGGAGCGCTCTGACCCGAGCGTCGAGGCGCTCCGGGTCGGCTACGACAACCTCTTCGCCGTGCCGGGACCGCACTACGTCCCGCCGTTCGCCTCGGCCTGGGCCGACGACCCCAGCGAGTCTTTCGAGTCGGACTCGCCGTATCACGAGGCGGGCGAGGCCGGCGAGTTGTTCGGCGACCCCGCCGCGGCGGCCGCGCGTTCGCACGCCGCGGCGGGATTCGAACCCGAGCGAGGCGACGGCGTGCCCGACCACCTCGCCGCGTCGTTCGAGTTCATGCGCGCCCTCTGCGAGCGCGAGGCCGCGCTCCTCGCCGGTGACACCGGTGACGAGACGGGCCGAGGGACCGGCGCGACCGACGGGGAGGCCGGCGATGGCGCCGACGGGGCCGACGAACTGGCGGCGGTCCGCCGGCTTCAGCGCGAGACCGTCGGGCGCCTCGGGTGGCTCGACGCGTTCCACGAGGCGGTCGAGCGCGCGGACTCGGCCGAACGGCTGTTCGCCGCGCTCGCGCGGCTCACCCGGGTCTTCGTCGCCTGGGACGCCAGGGCCGGCGTCGCGGCGGTGTGA
- a CDS encoding SDR family oxidoreductase translates to MSADFDFGDSVVLVTGAGGTLGSAVCGAFADAGATVCGADLIGPDDEDFALDTDRERVDFYQGDFTDEDEVAETLSAVVDDHGGLDALANIAGTWRGGTPIDETDADTFDFLVDVNLKTMFLASKHAIPHLRESDLPGEGAIVSVSARSSLEGGEGDGPYRASKAGVRILTETVAEENLGEVRANAVMPSVIDTPMNREMMPDADHESWVDPSDIAETIVYLCSDAASVTSGAAVPVYGEA, encoded by the coding sequence ATGTCAGCCGACTTTGACTTCGGAGACAGCGTAGTGCTCGTGACCGGCGCCGGCGGGACGCTCGGCAGCGCGGTCTGCGGCGCGTTCGCCGACGCGGGCGCGACCGTCTGCGGCGCCGACCTGATCGGACCGGACGACGAGGACTTCGCTCTCGACACCGACCGCGAGCGTGTCGACTTCTACCAGGGCGATTTCACCGACGAGGACGAGGTGGCCGAGACCCTCTCGGCCGTCGTCGACGACCACGGCGGCCTCGACGCGCTCGCGAATATCGCGGGCACCTGGCGCGGCGGCACGCCGATCGACGAGACCGACGCCGACACCTTCGACTTCCTCGTGGACGTGAACCTCAAGACGATGTTCCTCGCCTCGAAACACGCCATCCCCCACCTCCGGGAGTCGGATCTCCCGGGCGAGGGCGCCATCGTCAGCGTCTCAGCCCGTTCGTCGCTGGAAGGCGGCGAGGGCGACGGCCCCTACCGCGCGTCGAAAGCCGGCGTCCGGATCCTCACCGAGACCGTCGCAGAGGAGAACCTCGGCGAGGTGCGCGCCAACGCGGTCATGCCGAGCGTCATCGACACGCCGATGAACCGCGAGATGATGCCCGACGCCGACCACGAGTCGTGGGTCGACCCCTCGGACATCGCCGAGACGATCGTGTACCTCTGTTCGGACGCTGCGAGCGTCACCAGCGGCGCGGCCGTGCCGGTGTACGGGGAAGCGTAG
- a CDS encoding acyl-CoA carboxylase subunit beta, which produces MTREEDVEDLRERKERARKGGGDERIEAQHDRGKMTARERIDYFLDDDSFVEIDALREHRSTKFDMEEREFPGDGVVTGYGEVDGRTVFVFAHDFTVLGGSLGEAFAQKVCKVMDKAMDTGAPIIGLNDSAGARIQEGVDALAGYADIFHRNQLASGVVPQISAIMGPCAGGAVYSPAITDFIFMVEETSHMFITGPDVIETVTGEEVTFDELGGAATHTGDSGVAHFAPAAEEEALDDIRYLLSYLPANNAEDPPRVDPWDDPDRADEDLREVVPQSPQKPYDMHDVIDGVVDEDSFFEAAERYARNLLTGFARLDGHAVGVVANQPRVNAGTLDIDSSLKGSRFVRFCDAFNIPLLTFVDVPGFMPGKDQEKGGIIKHGAKLLYAYSEATVPLMTVITRKAYGGAYDVMSSKHVGSDVNYAWPTAEIAVMGPEGAVNILYDEELDAAEQVEQKRQELIDEYREEFANPYTAAERGFVDDVLEPPETRSRLIGDLETLRSKRKDHPDRKHGNIPL; this is translated from the coding sequence GTGACCCGCGAGGAGGACGTCGAGGACCTGCGCGAGCGCAAGGAGCGAGCCCGGAAGGGCGGCGGCGACGAGCGCATCGAGGCCCAGCACGACCGCGGCAAGATGACCGCCCGCGAGCGCATCGACTACTTCCTCGACGACGACAGCTTCGTCGAGATCGACGCCCTGCGCGAGCACCGCTCGACGAAGTTCGACATGGAAGAACGGGAGTTCCCGGGCGACGGCGTCGTCACCGGCTACGGCGAGGTCGACGGCCGCACCGTCTTCGTGTTCGCCCACGACTTCACGGTGCTGGGGGGCTCGCTGGGCGAGGCCTTCGCCCAGAAGGTCTGCAAGGTGATGGACAAGGCCATGGACACCGGCGCACCCATAATCGGCCTCAACGACTCGGCCGGCGCCCGCATCCAGGAGGGCGTCGACGCCCTGGCGGGCTACGCAGACATCTTCCACCGCAACCAGCTGGCGTCGGGCGTCGTGCCACAGATCTCGGCGATCATGGGTCCCTGCGCCGGCGGCGCGGTGTACTCCCCGGCCATCACCGATTTCATCTTCATGGTCGAGGAGACCAGCCACATGTTCATCACCGGCCCGGACGTCATCGAGACGGTCACTGGCGAGGAGGTGACCTTCGACGAACTCGGCGGCGCCGCGACCCACACCGGCGACTCGGGCGTCGCGCACTTCGCGCCCGCCGCCGAGGAGGAGGCGCTGGACGACATCCGGTATCTCCTCTCGTACCTGCCCGCCAACAACGCCGAGGACCCGCCGCGCGTCGATCCCTGGGACGACCCCGACCGCGCTGACGAGGATCTGCGCGAGGTAGTGCCCCAGTCCCCGCAGAAGCCCTACGACATGCACGACGTGATCGACGGCGTCGTCGACGAGGATTCCTTCTTCGAGGCCGCCGAGCGCTACGCCCGGAACCTCCTGACCGGCTTCGCCCGCCTCGACGGCCACGCCGTCGGCGTCGTCGCCAACCAGCCCCGCGTCAACGCCGGGACGCTGGACATCGACTCCTCGCTGAAGGGCTCGCGGTTCGTCCGCTTTTGCGACGCGTTCAACATCCCCCTCCTGACGTTCGTCGACGTGCCCGGCTTCATGCCCGGCAAGGACCAGGAGAAGGGTGGGATCATCAAACACGGCGCGAAGCTGCTGTACGCCTACTCCGAGGCGACGGTGCCACTGATGACCGTCATCACCCGCAAGGCCTACGGCGGCGCCTACGACGTGATGTCCTCCAAGCACGTCGGCAGCGACGTGAACTACGCCTGGCCCACCGCGGAGATCGCCGTCATGGGTCCCGAGGGCGCCGTCAACATCCTCTACGACGAGGAACTCGACGCCGCCGAGCAGGTCGAACAGAAGCGCCAGGAACTCATCGACGAGTACCGCGAGGAGTTCGCCAACCCCTACACCGCCGCCGAGCGCGGGTTCGTCGACGACGTGCTCGAACCGCCCGAGACCCGCTCGCGACTGATCGGCGACCTGGAGACGCTGCGCTCGAAACGGAAGGACCACCCCGACCGGAAACACGGGAACATCCCGCTGTAG
- a CDS encoding glycerophosphodiester phosphodiesterase, with product MDCIAHRGFAGANPENTVAAVEAAAARADGVEVDVRRCGSGELVVHHDGTVDRTTDGSGPIADHTAEELAALSVEGTGQGVPTFEEVVAAVPDGTTLHAELKERGTGEAVERVVAAIGCDAVVSSFDPRALTEIEALPTALVQFEGEALVSRARQLGCSFVHPNLNACNTGLVDRAHGAGMEVNAWTVTAPGETDRLRATGADGVIADFPDCCPA from the coding sequence ATGGACTGTATCGCCCACCGCGGGTTCGCCGGCGCCAATCCCGAGAACACCGTCGCGGCGGTCGAGGCCGCGGCGGCCCGCGCCGACGGCGTCGAGGTGGACGTGCGACGGTGTGGCTCGGGGGAACTCGTCGTCCACCACGACGGGACGGTCGACCGGACGACAGACGGGAGCGGCCCGATCGCCGACCACACCGCCGAGGAACTGGCGGCGCTGTCGGTCGAGGGGACGGGACAGGGCGTGCCGACGTTCGAGGAAGTCGTCGCGGCAGTCCCCGACGGCACCACGCTGCACGCGGAGTTGAAGGAGCGGGGGACCGGCGAGGCCGTCGAGCGGGTGGTCGCCGCGATCGGCTGTGACGCCGTCGTCTCGTCGTTCGACCCACGTGCGCTCACCGAGATCGAGGCGCTGCCGACGGCGCTCGTCCAGTTCGAGGGCGAGGCGCTGGTCTCGCGGGCGCGCCAGCTGGGCTGTTCGTTCGTGCATCCGAACCTGAACGCTTGTAACACCGGACTCGTCGATCGCGCCCACGGCGCCGGGATGGAAGTCAACGCCTGGACCGTCACCGCGCCCGGGGAGACCGACCGGCTGCGCGCGACCGGTGCCGACGGCGTGATCGCGGATTTCCCCGATTGCTGTCCCGCCTGA
- a CDS encoding uracil-DNA glycosylase family protein, protein MKNVTARRSNPFGFSPPCEPFVAGYGDANADFHVVGDHPGVHGGAESGYPFTEFEASERFQRALAEGGLLAETGSPPVVEKTYFSYLYPCVPEGVPSAQDYADLENIFDSEIRAITAHVLLPVGERATRHVFANMTARPAEEVDLDAQHATEIPGSGWLVVPVKGPVEWSDDDERALVDALVELRQRDYVRRADLGRFLPDDDPYMVR, encoded by the coding sequence GTGAAGAACGTCACGGCCCGCCGGTCGAACCCCTTCGGCTTCTCGCCGCCGTGTGAGCCGTTCGTCGCCGGCTACGGCGACGCCAACGCCGACTTCCACGTTGTCGGCGACCATCCCGGCGTCCACGGCGGAGCCGAGTCCGGCTACCCGTTCACGGAGTTCGAAGCCAGCGAGCGATTCCAGCGGGCGCTCGCCGAGGGCGGCCTGCTCGCCGAGACCGGGTCACCCCCGGTCGTCGAGAAGACCTACTTCTCGTATCTCTACCCCTGCGTCCCCGAGGGCGTCCCGAGCGCACAGGACTACGCCGACCTGGAGAACATCTTCGACTCGGAGATCCGGGCGATCACCGCCCACGTCCTCCTGCCGGTCGGCGAGCGCGCGACCCGGCACGTCTTCGCGAACATGACCGCGCGACCGGCCGAGGAGGTGGATCTGGACGCCCAGCACGCCACCGAGATCCCGGGGAGCGGCTGGCTCGTCGTCCCGGTCAAGGGCCCCGTGGAGTGGTCCGACGACGACGAGCGAGCGTTGGTCGACGCGCTCGTTGAGCTGCGCCAGCGCGACTACGTCCGTCGGGCGGACCTGGGGCGGTTCCTCCCCGACGACGACCCGTACATGGTCCGATAG